The following are encoded together in the Xanthobacter autotrophicus Py2 genome:
- a CDS encoding conserved hypothetical protein (KEGG: xac:XAC0792 hypothetical protein), producing the protein MRRALLIALSAFLMSSSLHAAQVSVRGAEIVVDGKPFIPNGASGEARFNDLKALGATVVRTYGQEPGEILDAAQRAGLKVIVGFWLGHPRLGFDYANRTAVTQQLEDLRHMVERYRTHPALLMWGIGNEVEVDLSPEEAMAVWPAIEEAAKLAKALDSQHPTMAAVAEVGQDKAALIMRHAPSIDVIGINGYGDGLLTSAKRARAQGWTGPVMLTEMGAQGHWDAPTAPWGAPLEPTSSQKADRVRRYLLTAKQAGVGAMPFLWGQKQEVTPTWYSLLLPTGEWTETVEVMAAIWGGTPPGGANHAPRILALTFAGPSRFASDGDTHVRLAATDPDGDSLKVEWQVMAETTVRSVGGDPEPVPPSFPEGIHEPHPDGVRIAGLPRGRYRVFVTVRDGRGAAATGNLPFEVL; encoded by the coding sequence GTGCGTCGTGCCCTCCTCATCGCGCTCAGCGCGTTCCTGATGTCGTCCTCCCTCCACGCCGCGCAGGTGAGCGTGCGCGGCGCCGAAATCGTCGTGGACGGCAAGCCCTTCATTCCCAACGGCGCCAGCGGCGAGGCCCGCTTCAACGATCTGAAGGCCCTCGGCGCCACCGTGGTGCGCACCTACGGGCAGGAGCCGGGGGAAATCCTCGACGCCGCCCAGCGCGCCGGGCTGAAGGTGATCGTCGGCTTCTGGCTCGGCCATCCGCGCCTCGGCTTCGACTATGCCAACCGCACCGCCGTGACCCAGCAGCTGGAAGACCTGCGTCACATGGTGGAGCGCTATCGCACCCATCCGGCGCTGCTCATGTGGGGCATCGGCAACGAGGTGGAGGTGGACCTCTCCCCCGAGGAGGCCATGGCCGTGTGGCCCGCCATCGAGGAGGCGGCGAAGCTCGCCAAGGCCCTGGACAGCCAGCACCCTACCATGGCGGCCGTCGCCGAGGTGGGACAGGACAAGGCGGCGCTCATCATGCGCCATGCGCCGAGCATCGATGTCATCGGCATCAACGGCTATGGCGACGGCCTGCTGACCTCGGCGAAGCGGGCACGGGCGCAGGGCTGGACCGGGCCGGTGATGCTCACCGAGATGGGAGCGCAGGGCCACTGGGACGCCCCCACCGCGCCCTGGGGGGCGCCGCTGGAGCCCACCTCCTCGCAGAAGGCTGATCGCGTGCGGCGCTACCTGCTCACGGCCAAGCAGGCGGGGGTGGGCGCCATGCCCTTCCTGTGGGGCCAGAAGCAGGAGGTGACCCCCACCTGGTATTCCCTGCTGCTGCCTACCGGCGAATGGACCGAGACGGTGGAGGTGATGGCCGCCATCTGGGGCGGCACGCCGCCGGGCGGCGCCAACCATGCCCCGCGCATCCTCGCCCTCACCTTCGCCGGGCCATCGCGCTTCGCCTCCGACGGCGACACCCATGTGCGCCTCGCCGCCACCGATCCCGACGGCGATTCCCTGAAGGTGGAATGGCAGGTGATGGCCGAGACCACCGTGCGCAGCGTCGGCGGCGATCCCGAGCCGGTGCCTCCGAGCTTTCCCGAGGGCATCCATGAACCCCATCCGGACGGGGTCCGCATCGCCGGCCTGCCGAGAGGCCGCTACCGCGTGTTCGTCACCGTACGCGACGGCCGCGGTGCCGCCGCCACCGGCAACCTGCCGTTCGAGGTGCTGTAG
- a CDS encoding metallophosphoesterase (PFAM: metallophosphoesterase~KEGG: rpb:RPB_4196 metallophosphoesterase) has product MYVLAHLSDPHLGPIPEARISELLGKRFFGMMNWIGARRRNFGAATLAPLITDLLAQAPDHICVTGDLVNVSLPAEFDTGATFLASLGAPDKVSVVPGNHDAYVRSAMHYHLEHWAPFLAGDNTHPHTPVDVEAFPYVRRRGAVAVVGVSTAVPTAVFLASGEMGRAQRARLKTLLEQLKAEGLFRVVMIHHPPVGERPFHRDLRDAAKVRAVLAEAGAELVLHGHDHRASLGQIEAAGGLIPVVGVPSASAGPASERGPGGYCLYRISGGPGAWRCDMERRGYAKDVTSVQSLTRQVLVG; this is encoded by the coding sequence ATGTACGTGCTGGCCCATCTCTCCGATCCCCACCTCGGCCCCATCCCCGAGGCGCGGATCTCCGAGCTTCTGGGCAAGCGCTTCTTCGGCATGATGAACTGGATCGGCGCGCGGCGGCGCAATTTCGGCGCCGCCACCCTGGCGCCGCTCATCACCGACCTGCTGGCCCAGGCGCCGGACCACATCTGCGTCACCGGCGACCTCGTCAACGTGAGCCTGCCGGCGGAATTCGATACCGGCGCCACCTTCCTCGCCTCCCTCGGCGCGCCGGACAAGGTGAGCGTGGTGCCTGGCAACCACGACGCCTATGTGCGCTCGGCCATGCACTACCATCTGGAGCACTGGGCGCCCTTCCTCGCCGGCGACAACACACATCCTCACACGCCGGTGGACGTGGAGGCCTTCCCCTATGTGCGCCGGCGCGGTGCGGTGGCGGTGGTGGGGGTGTCCACCGCCGTGCCCACCGCCGTGTTCCTCGCCAGCGGCGAGATGGGCCGCGCGCAGCGGGCGCGGCTGAAGACGCTGCTGGAGCAGTTGAAGGCCGAGGGCCTGTTCCGGGTGGTGATGATCCACCATCCGCCGGTGGGCGAGCGCCCGTTCCATCGCGACCTGCGCGACGCCGCCAAGGTCCGCGCGGTGCTGGCGGAGGCGGGGGCCGAGCTGGTGCTGCACGGCCACGACCATCGCGCCTCCCTCGGGCAGATCGAGGCGGCGGGCGGGTTGATTCCGGTGGTGGGCGTGCCCTCGGCCTCGGCCGGGCCGGCGTCGGAGCGCGGCCCCGGCGGCTATTGCCTGTATCGCATCTCCGGCGGTCCCGGCGCGTGGCGCTGCGACATGGAGCGGCGCGGCTACGCCAAGGATGTGACCAGCGTCCAGTCGCTGACGCGTCAGGTCCTCGTCGGTTAG
- a CDS encoding conserved hypothetical protein (KEGG: rpe:RPE_2213 hypothetical protein): MKRAVIAATAAALIAGSAVSFAANSNAGPDAGGRWHPSAEDRAILTDARIVALKTVLKLTPDQEKLWPGVEATLKQVSKDRAARRDEARAARQAARESNTAPDPIARMRAMATRMDASATDLRKIADAADPLYKTLDDGQKQRLNLMLRQQFHGGGHGGHGPHGDGPRRG; the protein is encoded by the coding sequence ATGAAACGCGCCGTTATTGCCGCCACTGCCGCTGCGCTTATCGCCGGCTCGGCGGTGTCTTTCGCCGCCAATTCCAACGCCGGCCCCGACGCCGGTGGCCGCTGGCATCCCAGCGCCGAGGATCGCGCCATCCTCACCGATGCGCGCATCGTCGCCCTGAAGACCGTGCTCAAGCTGACCCCCGACCAGGAGAAGCTGTGGCCCGGCGTCGAGGCCACGCTGAAGCAGGTGTCGAAGGACCGCGCGGCCCGTCGCGATGAAGCTCGCGCCGCCCGCCAGGCCGCCCGCGAGTCCAACACCGCGCCCGATCCCATCGCCCGCATGCGCGCCATGGCTACCCGCATGGATGCCAGCGCCACCGACCTGCGCAAGATCGCTGACGCCGCCGACCCGCTCTACAAGACCCTGGACGATGGTCAGAAGCAGCGCCTCAACCTGATGCTGCGCCAGCAGTTCCATGGCGGCGGTCACGGCGGCCACGGCCCGCACGGCGATGGTCCGCGCCGGGGCTGA
- a CDS encoding major facilitator superfamily MFS_1 (PFAM: major facilitator superfamily MFS_1~KEGG: bja:blr2543 MFS permease) — protein sequence MSATSSVPAPPGARRALPAMLILVAGCVIALITFGPRSVFGLFLLPMSQEFGWGRDVFGLAVALQNLLWGLGSPFAGAIADRFGTVRVMCCGALLYAAGLVLMSYATTPGMLHLTAGIMVGFGLSAASFNLVLAAFGKLLPDQWKSIGFGAATAAGSFGQFLFPPLSRALMDTIGWHETLIVFGAALLIVMPFSLALATRGVAAAKPGAAAAAPQQGIGAAIGEALRHPSYVMLVLGFFTCGFQLAFITVHMPAFLVDNGVSLSVGAYTLALIGLFNILGSLTAGYLSSRVSRKWLLAWIYAGRGVAIAAFVLLPITPLSCYVFGAAMGFLWLSTVPPTSGLVMLMFGTRYMAMLYGFAFFSHQVGGFLGVWLGGMLYVATGSYSWVWWLSVALSFASAAINLPIKERPVVRVPVAA from the coding sequence ATGTCTGCCACGTCCTCGGTGCCGGCGCCTCCCGGCGCGCGGCGCGCGCTTCCGGCCATGCTTATCCTGGTCGCCGGCTGCGTCATCGCTCTTATCACCTTCGGCCCGCGCTCGGTGTTCGGCCTTTTCCTGCTGCCCATGTCGCAGGAATTCGGCTGGGGCCGTGACGTATTCGGCCTCGCGGTGGCGCTGCAGAACCTGCTCTGGGGCCTCGGCTCGCCGTTCGCCGGCGCCATCGCCGATCGCTTCGGCACCGTGCGGGTGATGTGCTGCGGCGCGCTGCTCTATGCCGCCGGCCTGGTGCTGATGTCCTATGCCACCACCCCCGGCATGCTGCACCTAACCGCCGGCATCATGGTGGGCTTCGGCCTGTCCGCCGCCTCGTTCAACCTGGTGCTGGCCGCCTTCGGCAAGCTCCTGCCCGACCAATGGAAGTCCATCGGCTTCGGCGCGGCGACGGCGGCGGGCTCGTTCGGCCAATTCCTGTTCCCGCCCCTCAGCCGCGCGCTGATGGACACCATCGGCTGGCACGAGACGCTGATCGTGTTCGGGGCCGCGCTGCTCATCGTCATGCCGTTCTCGCTGGCGCTGGCCACCCGCGGCGTGGCTGCGGCGAAGCCGGGCGCGGCCGCAGCGGCACCGCAGCAGGGCATCGGCGCCGCCATCGGCGAGGCGCTGCGCCACCCGAGCTACGTGATGCTGGTTCTTGGTTTCTTCACCTGCGGCTTCCAGCTCGCCTTCATCACCGTGCACATGCCGGCCTTCCTGGTGGACAACGGCGTGAGCCTGTCGGTGGGCGCCTACACGCTGGCGCTGATCGGCCTGTTCAACATCCTCGGCTCGCTCACGGCGGGTTACCTGTCCAGCCGGGTGTCGCGCAAGTGGCTGCTGGCGTGGATCTATGCCGGGCGGGGCGTGGCCATCGCCGCGTTCGTGCTGCTGCCCATCACCCCGCTGAGCTGCTACGTGTTCGGCGCGGCCATGGGCTTCCTGTGGCTCTCCACCGTGCCGCCCACCTCGGGCCTGGTTATGTTGATGTTCGGCACCCGCTACATGGCCATGCTGTACGGCTTCGCCTTCTTCTCCCACCAGGTGGGCGGCTTCCTCGGCGTGTGGCTGGGCGGCATGCTCTATGTGGCGACCGGTTCTTACAGCTGGGTGTGGTGGCTGTCGGTGGCGCTGTCGTTCGCCTCCGCCGCCATCAACCTGCCGATCAAGGAGCGCCCGGTGGTGCGGGTGCCTGTGGCGGCTTAG
- a CDS encoding conserved hypothetical protein (KEGG: rpd:RPD_1231 hypothetical protein), which produces MRSILFAALGFAAFASGPALAQQSSGQQLSAQQAREFAVGKMFSFNCFEGSKGAGRIYPDGSVAGMITMPDKEPRFVRLPANTLRVRGDNVCGFVKGMTFEPCFDLVKTGPGSFRGSLAGVQTMWCEFVSAGGDKSQVASRRAKAKPRNSTTEASAE; this is translated from the coding sequence ATGCGCAGCATCCTTTTCGCGGCCTTGGGCTTTGCCGCATTCGCCAGTGGCCCGGCCTTAGCCCAGCAGAGTTCCGGCCAGCAGCTCTCCGCCCAGCAGGCGCGGGAGTTCGCGGTGGGCAAGATGTTCTCCTTCAACTGCTTCGAGGGATCGAAGGGGGCAGGGCGGATCTATCCGGACGGCTCCGTCGCCGGCATGATCACCATGCCAGACAAGGAGCCGCGCTTTGTCCGCCTGCCGGCCAACACCCTGCGCGTGCGCGGCGACAATGTGTGCGGCTTCGTGAAGGGCATGACCTTCGAGCCCTGCTTCGACCTGGTGAAGACCGGCCCCGGCTCGTTCCGCGGCTCGCTTGCCGGCGTGCAGACCATGTGGTGCGAGTTCGTGAGCGCCGGCGGGGACAAGTCGCAGGTGGCTTCCCGCCGTGCCAAGGCCAAGCCCCGCAACTCCACCACCGAAGCCTCCGCGGAATAA
- a CDS encoding transcriptional regulator, LysR family (PFAM: regulatory protein LysR; LysR substrate-binding~KEGG: rsh:Rsph17029_3779 transcriptional regulator, LysR family) has protein sequence MIAWDDFRLVQAIAQSSSLAGAAEQLGVNHSTVFRRLGALEEQLGARLFERARSGYVPTAIGEEMVRLAERMADEVLSVERRITGQDLRPSGELRVTTNDTLLVHMLTPVFASFLKAYPEIRLDVVISNQSLSLSKRDADVAIRASDRPGDTLVGRRMASIAWAIYARADLAPATPLGAGDFRRYDWIGFSDNLGGIKPAKWLRERVDEDRLVYRVNTVLGLAEAAAEGIGLAVLPCFIAAVTPGLVQIVPPQPEMESGLWLLTHPDIKATARVRTFMEHAGREIGKLRGRIEGREALVSGEGQMVEG, from the coding sequence ATGATCGCCTGGGACGATTTCCGCCTGGTGCAGGCCATTGCGCAGAGCAGCTCGCTGGCCGGGGCGGCCGAGCAGCTGGGGGTGAACCACTCCACCGTGTTCCGCCGGCTCGGCGCGCTGGAGGAGCAGCTCGGCGCCCGCCTGTTCGAGCGCGCGCGCTCGGGCTACGTGCCCACCGCCATCGGCGAGGAGATGGTGCGCCTCGCCGAGCGCATGGCCGACGAGGTGCTGTCCGTGGAGCGCCGCATCACCGGGCAGGACCTGAGGCCCTCCGGCGAATTGCGCGTGACCACCAACGACACCCTGCTGGTGCACATGCTGACGCCGGTGTTCGCCTCGTTCCTCAAGGCCTACCCGGAGATCCGGCTGGACGTGGTCATCTCCAACCAGTCCCTCAGCCTGTCGAAGCGCGACGCCGATGTGGCCATCCGCGCCAGCGACCGGCCGGGGGATACGCTGGTGGGCCGGCGCATGGCCTCCATCGCCTGGGCCATCTATGCCCGCGCCGACCTCGCGCCCGCGACCCCGCTCGGTGCCGGCGATTTCAGGCGTTACGACTGGATCGGATTTTCCGACAATCTCGGCGGCATCAAGCCGGCCAAATGGTTGCGCGAGCGGGTGGACGAGGACAGGCTGGTCTATCGCGTCAACACGGTGCTGGGGCTGGCGGAAGCGGCCGCCGAGGGCATCGGGCTCGCGGTGCTGCCCTGCTTCATCGCGGCGGTGACGCCCGGCCTCGTCCAGATCGTGCCGCCGCAGCCCGAGATGGAATCCGGCCTGTGGCTGCTCACCCATCCGGACATCAAGGCCACGGCACGGGTGCGCACCTTCATGGAGCATGCGGGCCGCGAGATCGGCAAGCTGCGCGGCCGCATCGAGGGACGCGAGGCGCTGGTCTCCGGTGAAGGCCAGATGGTCGAGGGCTGA
- a CDS encoding DoxX family protein (PFAM: DoxX family protein~KEGG: pol:Bpro_4177 DoxX) translates to MWCHIKPEITPMVDNRTAPYGLLILRLALGLMWVSHGLMKVFIFTVPGFAGFLGKIGLPSALALPIIAAEIIGGLLIASGVYARQVAILLIPIMLGALSYHAPNGWVFSTTGGGWEYPAFLVVASLVVALAGEGAYALKPAALIPGGRRALA, encoded by the coding sequence ATGTGGTGCCACATCAAACCGGAGATCACTCCCATGGTTGACAACCGCACCGCCCCCTACGGCCTCCTCATCCTTCGTCTCGCCCTCGGCCTCATGTGGGTCTCCCACGGGCTGATGAAGGTCTTCATCTTCACCGTGCCCGGCTTCGCGGGCTTCCTCGGCAAGATCGGCCTGCCCTCCGCCCTCGCCCTGCCCATCATCGCGGCGGAGATCATCGGCGGCCTGCTCATCGCCTCCGGCGTCTATGCCCGCCAGGTGGCCATCCTGCTCATCCCGATCATGCTCGGCGCGCTCAGCTACCATGCCCCGAACGGCTGGGTGTTCTCCACCACCGGTGGTGGCTGGGAATATCCCGCCTTCCTCGTGGTGGCGTCCCTGGTGGTGGCCCTTGCCGGCGAAGGCGCCTATGCGCTGAAGCCCGCCGCCCTCATCCCCGGCGGCCGTCGCGCCCTCGCCTGA
- a CDS encoding Polyprenyl synthetase (PFAM: Polyprenyl synthetase~KEGG: bja:bll2532 octaprenyl-diphosphate synthase), with the protein MALVLPFEPNEPSIEALVALVKADMERVNATILARTGSDVAMIPEVANHLISSGGKRLRPMLTLACASLSGYRGDGHVKLAASVEFMHTATLLHDDVVDESDMRRGKLAARKLWGNEASVLVGDFLLGQAFKMMVEVGSMTCLDILATAACVIAEGEVMQLAAAKNTATSEDDYLAVIRGKTAELFAAACEVGAVLGQRPKAEQAACRSYGMNLGIAFQLVDDALDYGGSQAKLGKNVGDDFREGKITLPVLLAFRRGDASERAFWQRCLEKGEGNDADLDQAIGLMTRHRAIADTVERARHYGAIAKDALALFPNGQAKDALMEAVDFCLSRAH; encoded by the coding sequence TTGGCCCTCGTCCTACCGTTCGAGCCCAACGAGCCGTCCATCGAGGCCCTGGTCGCCCTGGTGAAAGCGGACATGGAACGCGTGAACGCCACCATCCTGGCGCGCACCGGCTCCGACGTGGCGATGATTCCCGAGGTGGCGAACCACCTCATCTCCTCCGGCGGCAAGCGCTTGCGGCCGATGCTGACGCTCGCCTGCGCGTCGCTCTCCGGCTATCGGGGCGACGGGCATGTGAAGCTCGCGGCGTCCGTGGAGTTCATGCACACCGCCACCCTCCTCCACGACGACGTGGTGGACGAGAGCGACATGCGCCGGGGCAAGCTCGCCGCCCGCAAGCTGTGGGGCAACGAGGCCAGCGTGCTGGTGGGCGACTTCCTGCTCGGCCAGGCGTTCAAGATGATGGTGGAGGTGGGCTCCATGACCTGCCTCGACATCCTCGCCACCGCCGCCTGCGTCATCGCCGAGGGTGAGGTGATGCAGCTCGCCGCCGCCAAGAACACCGCCACCTCGGAAGACGATTATCTCGCCGTCATCCGCGGCAAGACCGCCGAATTGTTCGCCGCCGCCTGCGAGGTGGGGGCGGTGCTGGGCCAAAGGCCCAAGGCCGAGCAGGCCGCCTGCCGCTCCTACGGCATGAATCTCGGCATCGCCTTCCAGCTGGTGGACGACGCCCTCGACTATGGTGGCAGCCAGGCCAAGCTCGGCAAAAATGTGGGCGACGACTTCCGCGAGGGGAAGATCACCCTGCCGGTGCTGCTCGCCTTCCGCCGCGGCGACGCCAGTGAGCGCGCCTTCTGGCAGCGCTGCCTGGAGAAGGGCGAGGGCAACGACGCCGATCTGGATCAGGCCATCGGGCTGATGACCCGCCACCGCGCCATCGCCGACACGGTGGAGCGCGCCCGCCATTACGGCGCCATCGCCAAGGATGCGCTGGCCCTGTTCCCCAACGGGCAGGCCAAGGACGCGCTGATGGAAGCGGTGGATTTCTGCCTGTCCCGCGCGCACTGA
- a CDS encoding conserved hypothetical protein (KEGG: rpc:RPC_4353 hypothetical protein) — MHELVRTNDLVLIGAIEALFQSAQIGHMVADQYMSVMEGTIGILPRRLLVVDEDVDRARRLLKEAGFGAALRDGT; from the coding sequence ATGCATGAGCTGGTGCGGACCAATGATCTGGTGCTCATCGGCGCCATCGAGGCACTGTTTCAATCGGCACAGATCGGGCACATGGTCGCGGACCAGTATATGAGCGTCATGGAAGGCACCATCGGAATCCTGCCCCGCCGCCTGCTGGTGGTGGACGAGGATGTGGATCGCGCCCGCCGCCTGCTGAAGGAGGCCGGCTTCGGCGCTGCGCTCCGCGATGGCACTTGA
- a CDS encoding methyltransferase small (PFAM: methyltransferase small~KEGG: rpe:RPE_4414 methyltransferase small), producing MALDATTPSITTDSVLGGSLTLRQPKAGHRVGHDALLLAAFAPADRRRMVDLGTGVGSCGLAFLTRVPQASSVLVEIAPELADLARENAALNDLSARVEVVTADVTRLCRPSGPDVPQVGAADLVLTNPPFNDTARHRISPDAARARAHMADGTLLEEWVRAADRCLAARGVICLIHRPQALADLLAALDGRFGAVEILPVHPRPDRPAVRLLVRAVKGRRTPPALLPGLILTDADGNPTAAADAVLRQGGGLVQT from the coding sequence ATGGCACTTGACGCTACGACACCTTCCATCACCACCGACAGCGTTCTCGGCGGCAGTCTGACGCTGCGTCAGCCGAAAGCGGGCCACCGCGTGGGGCACGATGCGCTGCTGCTCGCGGCCTTCGCCCCGGCCGACCGCCGCCGCATGGTGGATCTCGGCACGGGGGTGGGCAGCTGTGGCCTCGCCTTCCTCACCCGCGTGCCGCAGGCGAGCAGCGTGCTGGTGGAGATCGCGCCGGAACTGGCGGATCTGGCGCGGGAGAATGCGGCGCTGAACGATCTGTCCGCGCGGGTCGAGGTGGTGACGGCGGATGTCACCCGCCTCTGCCGCCCGTCCGGGCCTGACGTGCCGCAGGTGGGGGCGGCGGACCTGGTGCTCACCAATCCGCCGTTCAACGACACGGCGCGGCATCGCATCTCCCCCGACGCGGCCCGCGCCCGCGCCCACATGGCCGATGGAACGCTGCTGGAAGAGTGGGTGCGCGCCGCCGACCGCTGCCTTGCGGCGCGGGGCGTCATTTGCCTCATCCACCGGCCGCAGGCGCTGGCGGATCTGCTTGCTGCCCTCGACGGCCGCTTCGGCGCGGTGGAGATCCTCCCCGTCCATCCGCGCCCCGACCGTCCGGCGGTGCGGCTGCTGGTGCGCGCGGTGAAGGGCCGCCGGACGCCCCCGGCGCTGCTGCCGGGCCTCATCCTCACTGACGCGGACGGCAATCCCACCGCCGCCGCCGATGCGGTGCTACGGCAGGGCGGAGGGCTGGTGCAGACCTGA